The Thermaerobacter subterraneus DSM 13965 sequence GTCCAGCGTTCCCCGCACCGCGTCGGCGACGGGCTCGTTGAAGTCGTCCCCATCCACCAGCACCGTGTAGAAGCCGGTGATGCTGCCCCGGTCCCCGGTCCCCGCCCGCTCCAGCAGCCGCGGCAGGGCGGCGAAGACCGACGGCGGGTAGCCGCGGGTGGCCGGCGGCTCGCCCACGGCCAGGCCCACCTCCCGCAGGGCCATGGCGTAGCGGGTCACCGAGTCCATCACCAGCAGCACGTGGCGGCCCCGGTCGCGGAAGAACTCGGCAATGGCCGTGGCCACCTGGGCCGCCTTGATGCGCACCAGGGCCGGCCGGTCGGCGGTGGCCGCCACCACCACCGTGCGCCGGCGGCTACCGGCCAGATGGTGGTCGACGAAGTCCCGCACCTCCCGGTTCCGCTCGCCGATCAGGGCCACCACCACCACGTCCGCCGCCGTGTGCCGGGTCATCATGGCCAGGAGGGTGCTCTTCCCCACGCCGCTGCCGGCGAAGATGCCCACCCGCTGGCCCCGGCCGCAGGTCAGCAGGGCGTCGATGGCGCGAACCCCCACGGGCAAGGGCTCCCGGATGGGCCGGCGGGCCAGGGGCGGCGGGGGGTCGGCTTCCGCCGGGTACCAGGCTTCCGCCGCCACCGGACCCTGGCCGTCCAGGGGCCGGCCGAGCCCGTCCAGCACCCGGCCCAGCAGGCCCTCGCCCACGGCCACCCGGAACCCCTGGCCTGTGGCCTCCACCCGGCTGCCCGGCCGGATGGCCCGGGCATCACCCAGGGGCATCAGCAGGGTGCGGGCACCGCGAAACCCCACCACTTCGGCCGGCACCGGCGGCCGTCCCGGCCGGTCGATCCAGCAAAGCTCCCCCAGGGAGCTCACGGGGCCCCGGGCCTCGACCGCCAGGCCGACCACCTGTTCCACCCAGCCCTGGCAGGGCCGTGGTTCGGCCGCCTGCACGGCCTCCGTGAGCCGGCCCCAGTCCAGGAGCCCACCGGACCCCTGCGCCTCTTGAAGGTCGGGGCCCGGCGCAGCCCCTGCTCCGGGCCCGCCCGGGAGACCGGGTCGGGTCGCAACGGCCGGCACGGTCATGCTCCTTCCCTCCCCTCCGGGGCGGCACCGGCCCGGACCCTGGCCGCCTCCTCGTCGGCGATGACATCCGGCTCGGAGTCCGCCCCGCCCCCGGGTCCGGCCTCCCGGAGGGCCCGACCGAGGCGCTGCATCTGGGCCTCCACCCGGCCGTCGATGAGCCCCCGGGGCGTCTCCACCCGGTAGTCGCCGGGCGCCAGGGTCAAATCGGCCACCAGCTCCACGCCAGCGGGCAGGGGCGACGCCTCCTCCAGCCGGGCCAGGCTCTCGGGATGCACCAGCACCCGGGCCCCCTCGCTCCCCAGCCGGGCCAGGGCCGCCTCGATCTGGCGGCGCAGGGCGGCAGCATCGACCGCCAGGGCCTCGCCCGCCACCCGGCGGGCCAGGACCAGGACCAGCTCCAGCACGGGCCCTGCGGACGCCTCGACCAGCCGCCGGTAGGCGGCGGCCAGTTCCTCCCGCTGGCGGGCCGCCTGTTCCTCCAGTTGCCGGCAGGCCGCCTCCCACCGCGCCCGGCCTTCCTGCTCGCCCCGGCGGAAGCCCTCCTCCCGCGCCTGGCGGCACAGGGCGTCCGCCTCGCGTCGGGCCTTCTCCAGGTGGGCGGCCGCCGCCCGCCTGGCCCTCCGGAGCCAGCGGCGGACCCGCCGGCCGGCCGCCGCCTGGGCAGCTGCCGGCAACGGACCGGCAGCCGGGCCGGCCTCCGTCGGGGCAGCGGCCTCGCCCGCAGGGGCAGGGGCCACCGTCCCGCCCGCCGGGCCCACGGACTGCCAGTTCACCGGCCGGAGCCCGGGGGCCGCCGCGCCGGCGCCGGGCAGGGACCCCAGCACCGGCCAGCGGGCGGGAACCGGCCGCCGGGCGTCTCCCACCCTAGACGACCACTTCATCCTGGCCACCCCGCGCGATGACGATCTCGCCCTCTTCTTCCAGGCGGCGGATGATGTTGACGATCTTCTGCTGGGCCTCTTCCACGTCGCGGAGGCGCACGGGCCCGAGGTAGGAGAGGTTTTCCTGGAGGATCTCCACGGCCCGCTGGGACAGGTTGCGGAAGATCTTCTGCTTGACATCCTCGCTGACGGCCTTGAGGGCCAGGGGCAGATCCTCGTTGAGGTCGACCTCCCGGAGCACCCGCTGCAGGGACCGGTCGTCCAGCAGCACGATGTCCTCGAAGACGAACATCCGCTTCTTGATCTCCTCGGCCAGCTCGGGGTCGGTGACCTCCAGGACCTCCATGATGCTGCGCTCGGTGCCGCGGTCCACGTTGTTCAGCACCTGGACCACGGCCTGCAGCCCCCCCGCGACGGTGCCCTCCTCGCCCAGGACCGACGACAGCTTGCGTTCCAGGACCCGCTCCACCTCCCGGATCAGCTCGGGCGAGGTGCGCTCCATCAGGGCCAGGCGGCGGGCCACGTCGGCCCGGCGCTCGGGCGGCAGGCCGCTGAGGACGACGGCGGCCTGTTCCGGATGGAGGTAGGCGAGGATCAGGGCGATGGTCTGGGGGTGCTCCTGCTGGATGAAGTTCAGGATCTGCAGCGGGTCGGCCCGGCGCACGAACTCGAAGGGCCGGACCTACAGGGTCGCGGTGAGGCGGTTGATCACCTCCGCCGCCCGCTGGTGGCCCAAGGCCTGCACCAGCAGCTCCCTGGCATAGTCGATGCCGCCCTGGGCGATGTAGGCGTGGGCCAGGGCCAGATCCCGGCACTCCTCCAGCACCGCCAGCCGCTGTTCGGGAGCGACCCGGTCGGTGTTGGCGATCTCCAGGGTGAGCTGTTCGATCTCCTCCTCCCGCAGGTAGCGGAAGACCCGGGCGGCCAGCTCCGGTCCCAGGGAGATCATCAGGATCGCGGCCTTGCGCCGCGGCGACAGGTCGCGGGCCGCCTCCCGGAGGGCAGGCCGGCCACCGGCGGCCGCCGCACCGGCCCCCGGCTCCGCCGCGATGCCGCCCTCCGGACCCTCGGCCACCTCCGCGGCGACCGGCGCCGCCGGGGCCCTGATCCCACCCCGGGGCGTACCCCCGGCCACCGCCGTGCCGGCCCTTGCCACCGCAACCTGCCTTGTCGCCATGGCCATCGCCTCCTCCCCCGCCCGCGCCGGGCCTGGCCGTCCTGATCCTGCTCAGGCCGTCCTGACCGCCGCCGTC is a genomic window containing:
- a CDS encoding FliI/YscN family ATPase; this translates as MTVPAVATRPGLPGGPGAGAAPGPDLQEAQGSGGLLDWGRLTEAVQAAEPRPCQGWVEQVVGLAVEARGPVSSLGELCWIDRPGRPPVPAEVVGFRGARTLLMPLGDARAIRPGSRVEATGQGFRVAVGEGLLGRVLDGLGRPLDGQGPVAAEAWYPAEADPPPPLARRPIREPLPVGVRAIDALLTCGRGQRVGIFAGSGVGKSTLLAMMTRHTAADVVVVALIGERNREVRDFVDHHLAGSRRRTVVVAATADRPALVRIKAAQVATAIAEFFRDRGRHVLLVMDSVTRYAMALREVGLAVGEPPATRGYPPSVFAALPRLLERAGTGDRGSITGFYTVLVDGDDFNEPVADAVRGTLDGHIVLSRQLAEEGQFPAVDVLASVSRLMPELVDAAHWAAAQRLRRWLGAYREARDLVEIGAYQRGTNPDVDRALERMPAIRAFLSQGRDEAASFSEAVARLQEVAGGEAAGEQRA
- a CDS encoding FliH/SctL family protein, with the translated sequence MKWSSRVGDARRPVPARWPVLGSLPGAGAAAPGLRPVNWQSVGPAGGTVAPAPAGEAAAPTEAGPAAGPLPAAAQAAAGRRVRRWLRRARRAAAAHLEKARREADALCRQAREEGFRRGEQEGRARWEAACRQLEEQAARQREELAAAYRRLVEASAGPVLELVLVLARRVAGEALAVDAAALRRQIEAALARLGSEGARVLVHPESLARLEEASPLPAGVELVADLTLAPGDYRVETPRGLIDGRVEAQMQRLGRALREAGPGGGADSEPDVIADEEAARVRAGAAPEGREGA